The Thermosynechococcus sp. HN-54 DNA segment TTAGTTCGTTGCGTTTCCTAACCGACAGACGAGGGTTCCTAAATCCACAAACAACTCCTGACTGCGGGGAATCGTCACAGTAAAGGTGCACACCTCCCGTTGAAGTCAGAAACCTTCAGGACATCTCCAGCATGCGTCGGATCGGTTTGAGGGCCGCAAGGCGCACGTCCTCTGGTAGTTCAATCTGGGGCTGGCGATCGCGCATACACAAATAGAGCTTTTCTAGCGTGTTCAAGCGCATAAAGGGGCACTCATTGCAATTGCAGGTTTGATCCTGAGGGGGCGCCGGGATAAAGGTTTTCTGGGGGTTGCGCCGTTGCATCTGGTGGAGAATCCCCGGCTCAGTCACGACAATAAATGTATCGTGGTCTTGGGTTTGGCTGTAGTTGAGCAAGGCCGTCGTTGAACCAATGAAATCGGCATGGCGGAGCACCGCCTCTTCGCATTCGGGGTGGGCAATCACCTGCGCTGTTGGGTAGGCGGCTTTGAGTTCGAGAATGCGCCGCTCTGAGAAGGTTTCATGAACAATGCAACTGCCCTGCCACAGCACCATTTGCCGTCCAGTTTGTGCCATCACGTAGCGGCCAAGGTTGCGATCGGGCGCAAAAATCAAAGGTTGATCCGTAGGAAGCTGCTGGACAATTTTCACCGCATTGGAACTGGTGCAAATAATGTCACTCAGGGCTTTGATTTCGGCAGTGCAGTTGATGTAGGAAATCACCAGATGATCGGGATACTGCGCCTTG contains these protein-coding regions:
- the nadA gene encoding quinolinate synthase NadA, with protein sequence MFATLAPPQPPLPLDLVAAIQDLKGELNAIILAHYYQDPAIQDVADYIGDSLGLSRQAASTDADVIVFAGVHFMAETAKILNPDKLVLLPDLAAGCSLADSCPADAFAAFKAQYPDHLVISYINCTAEIKALSDIICTSSNAVKIVQQLPTDQPLIFAPDRNLGRYVMAQTGRQMVLWQGSCIVHETFSERRILELKAAYPTAQVIAHPECEEAVLRHADFIGSTTALLNYSQTQDHDTFIVVTEPGILHQMQRRNPQKTFIPAPPQDQTCNCNECPFMRLNTLEKLYLCMRDRQPQIELPEDVRLAALKPIRRMLEMS